Proteins encoded together in one Psychrobacter sp. 28M-43 window:
- a CDS encoding nucleobase:cation symporter-2 family protein yields MSENVPANTDLLYRLHDRPTPIKAFLGAIQHVLAAFVGIITPSLIIGGTLGLGEHIPYLLSMSLIVSGVATFIQTRKVGPVGSGLMALQGTSFGFLAAVLTAGFVVKNRGGGPEEILSVIFGVSFLGAFVEIFLSQFITKLKSFMSPIVTGCVIVTIGLSLTKVGLTDLAGGFGAEDFGSIPNLLLGGGVLASVVLISIINNKVIRSSAIFIGLMLGLIAAVFMGRIDFSLVSEAAFFTVPIPFKYGFGFDWQAFIPVAFMYIITSIETSGDLTATSMISGEPIKGPLYEKRIKGGVLGDGVNSLIAAVFNTFPVTTFSQNNGVIQMTGIASRYVGFYVGGILCLMGLFPVLGAIFTQLPKPVVGGVTLLMFATVATAGIRILSTVQFTHRNVLIIATSLGLATGIAFVPDVLSQTPQFFQNIFGSAVTMAGIVAITLDMILPKNYGIEFDTKAQHADDGLEPTQEVA; encoded by the coding sequence ATGAGTGAAAACGTTCCAGCGAATACCGATTTACTGTATAGACTGCATGACCGTCCTACCCCCATTAAAGCATTTTTAGGTGCTATACAGCACGTACTTGCAGCGTTTGTAGGTATCATCACACCCTCTCTTATCATAGGTGGCACATTAGGTTTAGGAGAGCATATCCCCTACCTTCTCAGTATGTCATTGATAGTATCTGGCGTTGCAACCTTTATTCAGACTCGTAAAGTAGGTCCTGTTGGCTCTGGCCTCATGGCGTTACAAGGCACCAGTTTTGGATTTTTGGCAGCAGTACTGACGGCAGGATTTGTGGTAAAAAACCGCGGTGGTGGTCCAGAAGAGATATTATCCGTTATTTTTGGCGTTTCATTTCTCGGTGCATTTGTTGAGATATTTTTGAGTCAGTTTATTACCAAACTCAAATCTTTTATGAGCCCTATTGTTACAGGCTGCGTGATTGTCACGATTGGTTTGTCATTAACCAAGGTAGGTCTGACTGACTTAGCAGGCGGGTTTGGTGCTGAAGATTTTGGTAGCATTCCCAACTTGCTTTTGGGCGGTGGTGTGCTGGCAAGTGTCGTACTGATTAGTATCATCAACAATAAAGTCATTCGCTCAAGCGCCATCTTTATCGGTTTGATGCTCGGCCTTATCGCGGCCGTATTTATGGGACGTATCGATTTTTCACTGGTTTCTGAAGCCGCTTTTTTTACGGTGCCGATCCCTTTTAAATATGGCTTTGGTTTTGATTGGCAAGCTTTTATTCCTGTTGCCTTTATGTATATCATTACCAGTATCGAGACCTCAGGCGATTTGACGGCTACCTCGATGATATCAGGTGAACCGATTAAAGGCCCTCTCTATGAGAAACGCATCAAAGGCGGCGTACTAGGAGATGGTGTTAACTCTCTGATTGCAGCGGTATTCAATACCTTCCCCGTGACGACCTTTAGCCAAAACAACGGTGTGATCCAAATGACGGGTATTGCCAGTCGCTATGTGGGTTTCTATGTGGGCGGCATCCTATGCCTGATGGGACTGTTCCCTGTCCTTGGTGCTATTTTTACCCAATTACCGAAGCCTGTCGTTGGCGGCGTCACGCTACTGATGTTTGCGACTGTGGCGACTGCGGGCATTCGTATCTTATCTACCGTGCAATTTACGCATCGTAATGTCTTAATCATTGCCACCTCACTGGGTCTGGCAACGGGTATCGCCTTCGTCCCTGACGTACTGTCACAAACGCCGCAGTTCTTTCAGAATATCTTTGGCTCAGCAGTAACGATGGCAGGGATTGTGGCTATCACGCTTGATATGATTTTACCCAAAAACTATGGCATCGAGTTTGATACCAAAGCACAGCATGCTGACGACGGTTTAGAACCAACGCAGGAAGTCGCTTAA
- a CDS encoding NCS2 family permease — MNAIERYFGINGENTTIKTEIIAGITTFLTMAYIIFVNPNVLADAGMDKGAVFVATCIAAAVGCFIMGIYARLPVALAPGMGLNAFFTYGVVLGMGYAWQTALGAVFLSGCIFVLLSLFKIREAIINAIPTSLKNGVVAGIGAFLAFIALQSAGIIVNHDATLVGLGDMTSFGPVMASLGFVVIIGLSYKRVPGAVTIGILLVALISLLMGYTQFTGIISSPPSIAPTLMQLDIAGAFDVGMISVIFAFLFVDLFDTAGTLIATTSQAKLTDKDGNIPNMGKALLADSTATVAGSLLGTSSTTSYIESISGIASGGRTGLMAVTVGVLFLFSIFFSPLAGMIPAYATAGAIFYVAVLMMGTLKDINWSDLTEAAPVVVVLLFTPLTYSIADGIALGFITFTAVKAIAGKFADISIAVWILTAILLFKIIFL, encoded by the coding sequence ATGAATGCAATTGAACGCTATTTTGGGATTAATGGTGAAAATACCACGATCAAAACAGAAATCATCGCTGGTATAACCACGTTCTTGACGATGGCCTATATTATCTTTGTCAACCCTAACGTCTTAGCCGATGCGGGTATGGATAAGGGGGCCGTATTTGTAGCGACCTGTATAGCAGCAGCAGTAGGTTGTTTCATCATGGGTATCTACGCCCGACTACCAGTTGCGCTTGCACCAGGTATGGGGCTTAATGCTTTCTTTACCTATGGTGTGGTGCTTGGTATGGGCTACGCGTGGCAGACAGCGTTAGGTGCGGTGTTCTTGTCTGGTTGTATCTTCGTACTATTGAGTCTATTCAAGATTCGTGAAGCAATCATTAATGCCATTCCAACGTCTCTCAAAAACGGCGTAGTTGCTGGTATTGGTGCGTTCTTGGCGTTTATTGCATTGCAAAGCGCAGGTATCATCGTCAATCATGATGCAACCCTAGTTGGCCTTGGTGACATGACGTCATTTGGTCCTGTCATGGCTTCATTAGGTTTTGTTGTTATCATTGGCCTGTCTTATAAGAGAGTCCCAGGTGCGGTAACCATTGGTATTTTATTGGTTGCACTGATTAGCTTATTAATGGGCTATACGCAGTTCACAGGTATCATCTCTTCACCGCCTTCTATTGCACCGACGCTTATGCAGTTAGACATTGCTGGTGCATTTGATGTGGGCATGATCAGTGTTATCTTTGCTTTCTTATTTGTCGATTTGTTTGATACTGCTGGTACTTTGATTGCTACCACTAGCCAAGCAAAGCTAACGGACAAAGATGGCAATATCCCGAACATGGGCAAAGCACTACTCGCTGATTCAACCGCGACAGTAGCGGGTTCTTTACTGGGTACTTCATCGACGACCAGCTATATTGAGAGTATCTCTGGTATCGCCTCAGGTGGCCGTACAGGCTTAATGGCTGTTACGGTAGGTGTGCTATTCCTATTCAGTATTTTCTTCTCACCACTAGCAGGTATGATTCCAGCTTATGCAACGGCTGGCGCTATCTTTTATGTAGCCGTACTTATGATGGGTACCCTAAAGGACATTAACTGGAGCGACTTAACAGAAGCGGCACCAGTGGTCGTGGTATTGCTATTCACACCACTTACATACTCTATCGCTGACGGTATCGCACTTGGTTTTATTACCTTTACAGCTGTAAAAGCAATTGCAGGCAAGTTTGCAGATATCAGTATCGCTGTCTGGATTTTGACTGCTATATTGTTGTTCAAGATTATTTTCTTATAA
- a CDS encoding 1-pyrroline-5-carboxylate dehydrogenase, protein MATEFKKNHAQVCESWRLLGAVNRATYLQAATPKLALLTGDANKAKRLFNHLLSAAPSLDEMHRMTGATGESNDLYVTGRGKTMVIGGETARAMAVLGQLIAALLTGNEVILHCPSQDEMCNEAAKILHDTGISEDVLSVANDSQTVTLLYIDRLAQVAVSGSRSEVQAISQELANTDGILTQVISVTDMEGLSEMLTPDYLHRFVTERVKTINTTAIGGNASLLELGTE, encoded by the coding sequence ATGGCGACTGAATTCAAAAAAAATCATGCCCAGGTTTGTGAATCTTGGCGATTACTCGGCGCAGTCAACCGCGCAACGTATCTACAAGCAGCCACTCCAAAACTGGCATTGCTCACTGGTGATGCCAATAAAGCAAAGCGTTTATTCAACCATTTGTTGAGCGCTGCGCCTAGCTTGGATGAGATGCATCGTATGACAGGGGCAACAGGCGAGTCCAATGACTTGTATGTGACTGGTCGTGGTAAGACGATGGTCATCGGTGGCGAAACTGCTAGAGCCATGGCAGTATTAGGTCAGCTTATCGCGGCACTCCTAACAGGTAATGAAGTTATATTGCATTGCCCAAGCCAAGATGAGATGTGTAATGAAGCTGCTAAGATACTGCACGACACAGGTATCAGCGAAGATGTATTAAGTGTGGCTAATGATTCGCAAACAGTCACGCTTTTATATATCGATCGTCTAGCACAAGTGGCTGTCTCTGGTAGCCGCAGCGAAGTGCAAGCCATCAGTCAAGAGCTTGCCAATACTGACGGTATTTTGACACAGGTTATCAGTGTCACTGATATGGAAGGCTTATCAGAAATGCTAACGCCTGATTATCTGCATCGCTTTGTCACTGAGCGAGTCAAGACTATCAATACCACAGCAATCGGTGGTAACGCGAGCTTGCTTGAGCTTGGTACAGAGTAG
- a CDS encoding cell envelope integrity protein TolA — MSILTMHNAPAVYVPTEPESNGLTLPTLLSLLAHGLIIGILVYNYQTTEVETAGSIETVMVSPEQLAEMQGQILANRAAASAMQMDSSTSDSSSSAQPEVSGSSVSAQNPSQSSSQRVPVFTRSEEPAGQPILMSEDHQQRLLEQNQEYERKMAEWAAQLDESAMEELDQVDQSKRDQLIEEQKRLGEFRQKQNNPPKIKRPTATDRNIEIDTAGSGNAGKTFSLSDGQSTVSGDTSTSSTSKGSSRSASSGSRGASNNEIINLIKRNYTPPTAARGSTQRATLTITVNANGDVINVTASGPDSTVNEAARQAVLNTGSLPIDADDPKYPTFTIQFKGSN; from the coding sequence ATGAGTATCCTTACCATGCATAATGCTCCTGCCGTCTATGTACCTACCGAACCAGAAAGCAACGGGTTAACACTGCCGACGTTGCTAAGCTTACTGGCGCATGGCCTTATCATCGGCATACTGGTTTATAACTATCAAACCACTGAAGTTGAGACTGCTGGTAGTATTGAGACGGTCATGGTATCTCCTGAGCAACTTGCTGAAATGCAAGGACAAATACTGGCCAACCGTGCAGCAGCCAGCGCAATGCAGATGGATAGCAGCACTAGCGATTCGTCCAGTAGTGCTCAGCCAGAAGTGTCTGGTAGTAGCGTCAGTGCACAAAATCCAAGTCAGTCAAGCTCTCAGCGCGTGCCTGTATTTACACGATCTGAGGAGCCAGCTGGTCAACCCATACTGATGAGCGAAGACCATCAACAACGTCTGCTTGAGCAGAATCAAGAGTATGAGCGCAAAATGGCTGAGTGGGCAGCACAACTAGACGAATCAGCTATGGAAGAGCTTGACCAAGTGGATCAAAGCAAACGCGATCAGCTCATAGAAGAACAAAAAAGGCTGGGAGAGTTTCGTCAAAAGCAGAACAATCCACCAAAGATAAAACGTCCTACTGCTACTGATCGCAATATTGAGATTGATACTGCCGGCTCTGGCAATGCAGGCAAAACCTTTAGCCTGTCAGATGGGCAGTCTACTGTGTCTGGTGATACGTCAACCTCTAGTACGTCCAAGGGCAGTAGCCGCTCTGCATCTAGTGGTAGCCGTGGTGCCAGCAATAATGAAATCATTAACTTAATTAAGCGCAACTATACGCCGCCTACTGCTGCGCGAGGCTCTACTCAACGTGCCACCCTGACCATCACTGTCAATGCAAATGGCGATGTGATCAATGTGACGGCCTCTGGACCTGATAGCACGGTCAACGAAGCGGCAAGACAAGCGGTACTCAATACTGGTAGCCTCCCGATTGATGCTGATGACCCTAAATACCCGACTTTTACCATACAGTTTAAAGGCAGCAATTAA
- the putA gene encoding bifunctional proline dehydrogenase/L-glutamate gamma-semialdehyde dehydrogenase PutA, whose translation MNPVDQFTPQEPILFNPVDMLSPEYLAQSAEALNKRISPLYSADEERWLSELLPLAKPSIEERDAAAEQTRKLVEHVRNDGKAVKMVDSLLLEYSLDTQEGILLMSLAEALIRVPDNYTADALIHDKMSVADWKKHIKNDNGFMVNASTWGMMMTGRVVSIDSSTTASGFLDRMTKKMGEPVIRSAMQKAMRIMGHQFVLGETIEDANKNSQPYRNRGYTYSFDMLGEAAITHKDAEKYFNDYLHAIRATTNVKVKEGMPKPSVSIKLSALHPRYEATQEAQVMGLLRQRCLLLIEAAREVNVDISIDAEEADRLEISLKLFESLYRDNLTADWDGLGIVVQGYSKRAIAVLAWLARLSTEVGDRIPVRLVKGAYWDTEIKLAQQKGLSGYPVWTRKEGTDTAYLACARFLLSDHLRGLIWPQFATHNAHTLSSIMTMSAHRDFEFQRLHGMGDALYDHILQAYEIPVRIYAPVGAHKDLLPYLVRRLLENGANSSFVHQLLDKSYPIEKLTVHPYDKLLGNATLHNPDIPLPLEIYGERRASFGPNIFVESQWLPFKSAIDSHLHKTWSATSIINGKAVDTYEVDGQTNQLDTQTVLAPWNHEVSAGKVTYANAEVARQAIDVAVAGQDVWKNVPAAKRAEILRKIAELYEENYAELMALCQVEAGKTMQDGIDEIKEAVDFCRFYADEAERLDDVVHEFTDLAGKQSRQVYKARGTFVCISPWNFPLAIYTGQIVAALAAGNTVVAKPAEQTSLVAHFGAQLMYQAGIPAEALQLVIGAGDVGGALTAADNIAGVIFTGSTQTAQRINQSLNDHAQTSGELPVFIAETGGQNAMIVDSTALPEQVVRDAVLSAFGSAGQRCSACRILCVQEEMADDLIELLQGNMAELSVGNPLYAATDVGPVIDADAKHGLEAHIERMSAEPTATILAQTPMSSSSVVSQEKSTFVLPTAIEVKSIDVIGGEHFGPILHVLRYQARDLNKLIDAINNTGFGLTLGIHSRIENTVEHIERRAFVGNTYINRNQIGAVVNVQPFGGCGLSGTGPKAGGPHYVARLMQLSSETVNAEQSAAHMTATETQTTTQTELA comes from the coding sequence ATGAACCCAGTAGACCAGTTTACCCCGCAAGAGCCGATCTTGTTTAATCCTGTTGATATGCTGTCGCCTGAGTATCTCGCCCAGTCAGCAGAAGCGCTAAATAAGCGTATTTCGCCGCTATATAGCGCCGATGAAGAACGTTGGTTGTCTGAGTTATTGCCACTTGCCAAACCCAGTATAGAAGAACGCGATGCTGCTGCTGAGCAAACGCGCAAACTGGTCGAGCACGTACGTAATGATGGTAAAGCCGTCAAGATGGTTGACTCATTATTGCTTGAGTATAGCCTTGATACCCAAGAAGGTATCTTGCTAATGAGCTTGGCAGAAGCCTTGATTCGTGTGCCAGACAACTATACGGCTGATGCATTGATTCATGACAAAATGAGTGTGGCTGACTGGAAAAAGCACATCAAAAATGACAACGGCTTTATGGTCAATGCCTCTACTTGGGGCATGATGATGACTGGTCGCGTTGTCAGTATTGACAGCAGCACCACTGCATCAGGTTTCTTGGATCGCATGACTAAAAAGATGGGCGAGCCTGTCATTCGTAGTGCGATGCAAAAAGCCATGCGTATCATGGGTCATCAGTTTGTATTGGGCGAGACCATCGAAGACGCCAATAAAAACAGCCAGCCATATCGTAATAGAGGCTATACCTATTCATTTGATATGTTAGGTGAAGCGGCCATCACGCATAAAGATGCGGAAAAATACTTCAATGACTATCTACATGCGATCAGAGCTACGACCAACGTAAAAGTTAAAGAAGGCATGCCAAAGCCGTCAGTGTCTATCAAATTATCAGCACTGCATCCTCGCTATGAAGCCACGCAAGAAGCGCAAGTAATGGGCTTATTGCGTCAGCGCTGCCTGCTATTGATTGAAGCGGCACGTGAAGTCAATGTCGATATCAGTATTGATGCTGAAGAAGCAGATCGCCTTGAGATTTCTCTAAAACTGTTTGAGTCTTTGTACCGTGATAATTTGACAGCGGACTGGGATGGTTTAGGTATCGTTGTACAAGGGTACTCTAAACGTGCTATCGCTGTATTAGCATGGCTTGCTCGTTTGTCTACTGAAGTCGGTGATCGTATACCAGTACGTCTAGTAAAAGGCGCTTACTGGGATACTGAGATCAAACTTGCTCAGCAAAAAGGTCTATCAGGCTATCCAGTTTGGACACGTAAAGAAGGTACGGATACTGCATACCTTGCTTGTGCGCGCTTCTTATTGTCAGACCATCTGCGCGGTCTAATCTGGCCACAGTTTGCGACGCATAATGCGCATACACTTTCATCAATCATGACCATGAGTGCACATAGAGACTTTGAATTCCAACGTCTGCACGGCATGGGTGATGCGCTTTATGATCATATTTTGCAAGCTTATGAGATTCCTGTACGTATCTATGCGCCAGTAGGTGCACACAAAGACTTGCTACCGTACTTGGTACGCCGCTTGCTTGAGAACGGTGCCAACAGCTCGTTTGTTCATCAGTTGCTAGACAAGTCTTACCCAATCGAAAAGCTAACAGTGCATCCATATGACAAGCTGCTTGGTAATGCAACATTGCACAATCCAGACATCCCGTTACCGTTAGAGATTTACGGCGAACGCCGTGCAAGTTTTGGCCCTAATATCTTTGTAGAGTCACAATGGTTGCCGTTCAAATCAGCTATTGATAGCCATCTACACAAAACATGGTCAGCAACCTCTATCATTAATGGTAAAGCTGTTGATACCTATGAAGTAGATGGTCAAACGAATCAGCTTGATACGCAGACTGTACTTGCGCCTTGGAACCACGAAGTTAGTGCTGGTAAAGTAACTTATGCCAACGCTGAAGTGGCTCGCCAAGCGATTGACGTTGCTGTTGCTGGTCAAGATGTATGGAAAAATGTACCAGCTGCTAAGCGTGCTGAGATATTACGTAAGATTGCTGAGCTATACGAAGAAAACTACGCTGAACTAATGGCACTATGCCAAGTTGAAGCGGGTAAAACCATGCAAGATGGCATCGATGAAATCAAAGAAGCCGTTGATTTCTGTCGTTTCTATGCTGACGAAGCAGAGCGTCTAGATGACGTCGTACATGAGTTTACAGACTTGGCTGGCAAGCAGTCTCGTCAAGTATATAAAGCACGCGGTACTTTTGTTTGTATCAGTCCATGGAACTTCCCATTGGCTATCTATACGGGACAGATTGTAGCTGCACTTGCTGCAGGTAACACCGTAGTAGCGAAACCTGCTGAACAAACCAGTTTGGTAGCTCACTTTGGTGCCCAGTTGATGTATCAAGCGGGTATACCTGCAGAAGCATTGCAATTGGTCATTGGTGCAGGCGACGTAGGTGGTGCTTTGACGGCTGCTGACAATATCGCAGGGGTAATATTTACCGGTTCTACTCAAACAGCCCAACGTATCAACCAAAGCCTAAATGATCATGCACAAACCAGCGGCGAGTTGCCTGTCTTTATCGCTGAGACTGGCGGTCAAAACGCAATGATCGTTGACTCAACAGCATTGCCAGAGCAAGTCGTTAGAGATGCGGTACTATCAGCATTTGGTTCAGCAGGTCAGCGTTGTTCAGCTTGTCGCATATTGTGTGTACAGGAAGAAATGGCGGATGATCTAATCGAGCTATTGCAAGGTAATATGGCTGAGTTGTCTGTAGGCAATCCTTTATATGCTGCCACAGATGTAGGTCCAGTAATTGATGCGGATGCTAAGCATGGTTTAGAGGCGCATATCGAACGTATGAGTGCTGAGCCGACTGCTACCATTTTGGCACAGACGCCGATGAGCTCAAGCTCAGTCGTCAGTCAAGAGAAGTCTACCTTTGTATTGCCAACCGCAATTGAAGTGAAGAGCATTGATGTGATCGGTGGTGAGCACTTTGGCCCAATTCTACACGTACTTCGTTATCAAGCACGTGATTTGAATAAGCTGATTGATGCCATTAACAACACAGGCTTTGGTTTGACGTTAGGTATCCATAGCCGTATTGAAAATACTGTTGAGCACATTGAGCGCCGCGCATTTGTCGGTAACACTTATATTAACCGTAACCAAATCGGCGCGGTCGTAAACGTACAGCCATTCGGTGGTTGTGGTCTATCAGGTACTGGCCCTAAAGCTGGTGGCCCGCATTATGTCGCGCGTCTGATGCAACTTAGCTCAGAAACAGTCAACGCTGAACAGTCAGCTGCTCATATGACAGCGACCGAAACCCAAACTACCACTCAAACAGAACTCGCATAA
- the tolQ gene encoding protein TolQ: protein MPESLNIVDLITQASLLVQIVMALLLLASLLSWVIIFRMSARLGTAKNFDQQFETWFWSGEDLAKLYQGIQGSPDRQGLEQIFYVGFSEYLRMHKKRQPKDDIIDGVERKLRVGLGRQQQLLESGLTTLASIGSVAPYIGLFGTVWGIMNAFLGLSQTEQATLASVAPGIAEALIATAMGLFAAIPAVLAYNHFTAKSSRLYDSRALFCDEMTGMLQRETSVQAPISKETQVNAGQVTGL, encoded by the coding sequence ATGCCTGAATCATTAAATATTGTCGATCTTATTACCCAAGCCAGTCTATTGGTGCAGATTGTGATGGCACTATTGTTATTAGCCTCTTTACTCAGTTGGGTTATTATTTTTCGCATGAGTGCGCGACTTGGTACAGCCAAAAACTTTGATCAACAGTTTGAGACTTGGTTTTGGTCAGGCGAAGACTTGGCCAAGCTATATCAAGGCATTCAGGGCTCTCCTGACCGTCAGGGACTTGAGCAAATTTTTTATGTAGGCTTTTCAGAATACCTAAGAATGCATAAGAAACGTCAACCTAAAGACGATATTATCGATGGTGTTGAACGCAAGCTACGTGTCGGCCTAGGTCGTCAGCAGCAATTGCTTGAGTCAGGACTGACGACGCTAGCCAGCATTGGCTCCGTTGCTCCGTATATCGGATTGTTCGGTACCGTGTGGGGTATCATGAATGCATTCTTGGGACTGTCTCAAACTGAGCAAGCTACCCTCGCCTCTGTAGCACCCGGTATTGCCGAAGCACTGATTGCTACAGCCATGGGTTTGTTTGCCGCTATCCCTGCAGTATTGGCATACAATCACTTCACAGCAAAATCGAGCCGACTATATGACTCGCGTGCCTTATTTTGTGATGAGATGACGGGCATGCTGCAGCGTGAGACAAGCGTACAAGCGCCTATTAGCAAAGAAACCCAAGTTAATGCAGGTCAGGTGACAGGGCTATGA
- the tolR gene encoding protein TolR: MKPNPYGREKKALNAEMNVVPYIDVMLVLLVIFMVTAPMLITGVDVDLPKEQTNTMSQSQLPVIVSLTDKGDIFISYESNVDVPVSEPELINTLSNLQSQSDNSNTEPVQVMINADQNNQYGAIMTLMATLQQAGIEKVGLLTGAPLPTPSL; the protein is encoded by the coding sequence ATGAAACCAAACCCCTACGGCCGTGAAAAAAAAGCCCTTAATGCAGAAATGAACGTCGTACCTTATATTGACGTCATGCTAGTGCTACTGGTGATATTTATGGTCACAGCGCCAATGCTGATTACAGGTGTCGATGTTGATCTGCCAAAAGAACAAACTAATACCATGAGTCAAAGCCAATTACCTGTGATTGTTTCTTTGACTGACAAGGGTGATATTTTCATCAGTTATGAAAGCAATGTCGATGTGCCAGTAAGTGAGCCTGAGCTGATTAATACATTATCTAACCTGCAGTCTCAGAGCGATAATAGTAACACTGAGCCAGTACAGGTAATGATCAATGCCGATCAAAACAATCAGTATGGTGCCATCATGACGCTCATGGCAACTTTGCAACAAGCAGGTATCGAGAAAGTTGGGTTACTGACTGGTGCGCCACTACCCACACCTTCTTTATAG
- a CDS encoding PD40 domain-containing protein yields the protein MRTQKKLLVSLLASTSALLISQSVLAAPVVLELDYEIPVQQNQVAFVPFAGDSVLSPIIFNDLSKTELKVTNQDLPQQPHSSKELTGTLPVWQSMGIPYLVVGSTRTNRGKIITDYEVIDVKSGRVIEGKQSLTADNNRESMRYAGHVIADKVYELITGIPGDFSGRIAYIEETGTGKQKISRLKVMDADGENARTITEVTGSIFSPAWSPDGNRIAYSVQREKSYPVIYVQNVSGGGATALTPFSGSNLSPSFSPDGSKILFSSSFEGSADIYEMSASGGTPRRLTNLPSSEVQPSYAPDGKSFVFVSDKTGFNKPQVYRYEFATGQTTKVSNGGYATSPQFSSDGTQIAFLSGRSAAIMNSNGAITTNLGNTGIDEAPSFSPNGKRVVYASTQGGKGVLTIKSLNGGEAFGKSGQGVIRSPVWSSSPK from the coding sequence ATGCGTACCCAAAAAAAATTACTAGTCTCATTACTCGCCAGTACCTCAGCATTGCTAATATCGCAAAGCGTGCTCGCTGCACCTGTTGTACTAGAATTAGACTATGAAATTCCTGTTCAGCAAAACCAAGTCGCGTTTGTGCCGTTTGCAGGTGACTCTGTCTTATCACCGATTATATTCAATGACTTGAGTAAAACCGAGCTAAAAGTAACCAATCAAGATCTACCGCAGCAGCCGCACAGTAGTAAAGAGCTGACAGGCACATTACCCGTTTGGCAAAGCATGGGCATACCGTATCTGGTCGTCGGCAGCACGCGTACCAATCGTGGCAAAATAATCACCGATTACGAAGTCATCGATGTCAAATCTGGTCGCGTGATAGAAGGCAAGCAAAGCCTAACTGCTGACAACAATAGAGAAAGTATGCGTTACGCTGGTCATGTCATTGCAGACAAAGTGTACGAGCTGATTACTGGTATTCCAGGGGACTTCTCAGGACGCATTGCTTATATTGAAGAAACAGGAACTGGCAAGCAAAAGATCTCTCGTCTCAAAGTAATGGATGCTGATGGCGAAAACGCTAGAACCATTACTGAAGTGACAGGATCTATTTTTTCACCAGCATGGTCACCTGATGGCAACCGTATCGCCTACTCAGTACAACGTGAGAAATCATATCCTGTTATCTACGTGCAAAACGTCAGTGGCGGCGGTGCAACTGCTCTGACGCCTTTTTCAGGTAGTAACCTAAGCCCCTCGTTCTCTCCTGATGGCAGCAAGATATTATTCTCTAGCAGCTTTGAAGGTAGCGCTGATATCTATGAGATGAGTGCCAGCGGCGGTACACCTAGAAGGCTCACTAATTTACCAAGCAGTGAAGTGCAGCCAAGCTATGCACCAGACGGCAAATCTTTTGTGTTTGTCAGTGATAAAACTGGCTTTAACAAGCCGCAAGTCTATCGCTACGAGTTTGCCACAGGACAAACGACTAAAGTGTCAAACGGTGGTTATGCAACCAGCCCGCAGTTTAGCAGTGACGGTACACAAATTGCCTTTTTGAGTGGGCGCTCAGCAGCTATTATGAATAGTAATGGTGCTATCACTACCAATCTTGGCAATACAGGTATTGATGAAGCACCAAGCTTCTCACCAAACGGTAAACGCGTGGTCTACGCATCGACCCAAGGCGGCAAAGGCGTACTGACCATCAAATCTCTCAACGGTGGCGAAGCGTTTGGTAAATCAGGACAAGGTGTTATCCGCTCACCTGTATGGTCATCAAGCCCAAAATAA